One genomic region from Thermoleptolyngbya sichuanensis A183 encodes:
- a CDS encoding DEAD/DEAH box helicase, with the protein MDVSSAPFQLDLNQVFPFELDAFQREAIAALDAGKSVVVCAPTGSGKTLIGEYAIIRALKQNEELAAQGGRLCPRRVFYTTPLKALSNQKLRDFRDRFGEQNIGLLTGDVSINRDAPILVMTTEIFRNMLYGTPIGEVGTSLEGVDAVVLDECHYMNDRQRGTVWEESIIYCPREVQLVALSATVANSDQLTDWIDRVHGPTTLIYSDFRPVPLEFYFGSPKGLFPLLNEEKTAVNPRFKKKRGKQPRVRQEPTKISFLVSQLQQRDMLPAIYFIFSRRGCDQAVQEIETLSLVNEAEQAQLKTFIDLFLERNPEAVRASQIEPLYRGIAAHHAGILPAWKVLVEELFQRGLIKVVFATETLAAGINMPARTTVISSLSKRTDRGHRLLTASEFLQMAGRAGRRGMDDRGYVVTVQTPFEGATEAAYLATQGADPLVSQFTPSYGMVLNLLQTHSEEEARDLIERSFGQYLSTLYLRPQQLAIADLEAEVEQQQAQIAHVDAEILNSYEKLHDRIKEERRILKYLQQQAQELQVKDMHAALPFAIAGSILSLKGKYVPVAKPLPAVLVAKAQGGGQLPYFVCLGQDNRWRVVTANDVVGLHAELPRMAQVDHLTVPPELPPKPGQVRSGSEESAAIAQQIPPIPAPTEQAPEVVEQQAKVRELDLELQRHPARQFGNPGHILKRRKQVERLLEELGDRRAKLERHTHRYWQEFVNLMEILRRFGCLDGVVPTELGQIAAAIRGDNELWLGLAMASGELDDLDPHELVTVCAALTTEVSRPDVWTSYQVSARVESALEGLRSTRRQLFKLQHQYQVALPVWMEYDFIPLVEQWALGVEWPELCANTSLDEGDIVRVLRRTLDFMSQLPHVPYLPSSLRDNARRAIALIDRFPVNEGIE; encoded by the coding sequence GTGGATGTTTCTTCTGCCCCATTTCAGCTCGATTTAAATCAAGTATTCCCATTTGAGCTGGATGCCTTTCAACGGGAGGCGATCGCCGCCCTAGATGCCGGAAAATCTGTGGTGGTCTGTGCGCCGACGGGTTCGGGCAAAACGCTGATCGGGGAATACGCCATTATTCGAGCGCTGAAGCAGAACGAAGAACTAGCCGCTCAAGGCGGCAGACTGTGCCCCCGGCGCGTGTTCTACACCACCCCGCTCAAAGCCCTGTCAAACCAGAAATTGCGCGATTTCCGCGATCGCTTTGGGGAGCAAAATATTGGCTTGCTCACGGGCGATGTATCGATCAACCGCGACGCGCCAATTCTGGTGATGACAACCGAAATCTTTCGCAACATGCTCTACGGCACGCCCATCGGTGAAGTAGGCACATCGCTGGAGGGTGTAGATGCGGTCGTGCTGGACGAGTGCCACTACATGAACGATCGCCAGCGGGGCACGGTCTGGGAAGAATCCATCATCTATTGCCCCAGAGAGGTGCAGTTGGTGGCGCTATCTGCCACCGTCGCCAACAGCGACCAACTCACCGACTGGATCGACCGGGTTCACGGCCCCACCACGCTGATCTACTCGGACTTTCGCCCTGTGCCCCTAGAGTTTTACTTTGGGTCGCCCAAGGGTCTGTTTCCCCTGCTCAATGAAGAAAAAACCGCCGTCAACCCTCGCTTCAAGAAAAAACGCGGCAAACAGCCCAGGGTACGGCAAGAGCCAACCAAAATTTCTTTTTTGGTTAGCCAGCTTCAGCAGCGCGATATGCTACCAGCCATTTACTTCATCTTTAGCCGCCGGGGCTGCGACCAGGCAGTGCAGGAAATCGAAACCCTGTCGCTGGTGAATGAGGCTGAACAAGCTCAGCTAAAAACCTTCATCGACCTGTTTCTGGAGCGCAACCCAGAGGCCGTCCGCGCCAGCCAGATCGAGCCGCTGTATCGAGGCATCGCGGCACACCACGCAGGCATTCTCCCGGCTTGGAAGGTGCTCGTGGAGGAACTGTTTCAGCGGGGGCTGATCAAGGTTGTGTTTGCGACCGAAACGCTGGCTGCCGGAATCAACATGCCTGCCCGCACCACAGTCATTTCCAGCTTGTCAAAGCGGACGGATCGGGGGCATCGCCTGCTAACGGCCTCAGAATTTTTGCAGATGGCGGGGCGGGCCGGGCGGCGCGGCATGGACGACCGGGGCTATGTGGTGACGGTGCAAACGCCGTTTGAAGGAGCTACGGAGGCGGCGTATCTGGCGACGCAGGGCGCAGATCCACTGGTGAGCCAGTTTACCCCCAGCTACGGCATGGTGCTGAATCTGCTGCAAACGCACTCGGAGGAGGAGGCGCGGGATCTGATCGAGCGCAGCTTTGGGCAGTATCTATCTACGCTGTATCTGCGGCCGCAGCAATTGGCAATCGCCGATTTAGAAGCCGAGGTCGAGCAGCAGCAGGCCCAGATCGCCCATGTCGATGCCGAAATTCTCAACAGCTACGAAAAGCTGCACGACCGGATCAAAGAAGAGCGCCGCATTTTGAAATATCTCCAGCAGCAGGCGCAAGAGTTGCAAGTGAAGGACATGCACGCGGCGCTGCCGTTTGCGATCGCCGGAAGTATTCTCTCACTCAAAGGGAAATACGTACCCGTTGCCAAGCCCTTGCCTGCGGTGCTGGTGGCTAAGGCACAGGGGGGTGGGCAGTTGCCCTATTTTGTTTGCCTGGGGCAAGACAACCGCTGGCGCGTGGTGACGGCGAACGACGTGGTGGGCCTTCATGCCGAACTGCCCCGCATGGCGCAGGTGGATCATTTAACCGTGCCGCCAGAATTGCCGCCAAAGCCTGGTCAGGTTCGCTCTGGCTCAGAAGAATCGGCGGCGATCGCCCAGCAGATTCCCCCCATCCCCGCCCCGACCGAGCAGGCTCCCGAAGTGGTCGAGCAGCAGGCAAAGGTGCGGGAGCTAGACCTAGAGCTACAGCGACACCCGGCGCGTCAGTTTGGCAATCCGGGACACATTTTGAAGCGGCGCAAGCAGGTCGAGCGGCTGCTGGAGGAACTGGGCGATCGCCGCGCCAAGCTAGAGCGCCACACCCACCGCTACTGGCAGGAATTTGTCAACCTGATGGAAATCTTGCGGCGGTTTGGCTGTCTGGATGGCGTGGTGCCAACGGAATTGGGACAAATTGCCGCCGCCATCCGGGGCGATAATGAACTGTGGCTGGGGCTGGCGATGGCATCGGGTGAACTAGACGACCTCGATCCCCATGAACTGGTGACCGTCTGCGCGGCGCTGACGACGGAGGTGTCTCGCCCTGATGTGTGGACAAGCTATCAGGTGTCTGCCAGGGTAGAGTCGGCGCTGGAAGGACTCCGCAGCACGCGCCGCCAGTTGTTCAAGCTCCAGCACCAGTATCAGGTGGCGCTGCCTGTGTGGATGGAATATGACTTTATTCCGCTGGTGGAGCAGTGGGCGCTGGGGGTGGAATGGCCGGAACTGTGCGCCAATACTAGCCTGGATGAGGGCGATATCGTCCGCGTGCTGCGGCGGACGCTGGATTTTATGTCGCAACTTCCCCATGTGCCGTACCTGCCGTCTAGCTTGCGGGATAATGCTCGACGGGCGATCGCCCTGATTGATCGCTTCCCGGTGAATGAGGGAATTGAGTAA
- a CDS encoding elongation factor G produces MSETVSTNAESRTRTVAIVGPYLSGKTTLLESLLFVTGAISRKGSVNDKNTVGDASPEARDRQMTVEINAASTQQGGILFTFLDSPGSVEFAQETCNALMGVDAAVVVCEPDQARVLTLAPLFQFLDDWEIPHLVFINKMDRANDSFADILNALKQVSSRPLVLHQYPIGQGETLQGFIDLVTEQAYHYHPGAPADPVPLPEALREAEHAARVEMLETLADFDDHLLEELLEEIEPPEEEIITDLKMELGADLIVPVFIGVAEKDFGVRPLLAALLRECPEPSVMAEHRGIPAGNEPLAQVLKTYYTPQGGKLSLVRVWRGMLTDGMTLNGVRMGGMYRLMGQQQQSVQRAYAGCVVALARMEGVKTGDTLSANGVAVDALPKAEAIAPVYALALTAENRNDEVKLSSALTKLLEEDPSLYWEQHGDTREVILWGQGDIHLKVALDRLRRKYSLPMSTHLPQIPYKETIRRPGKNVHGRYKHQTGGHGQFGDVYIDIQPLARGEGFQFSETIVGGVVPRQYIPGVEIGVREYLAHGPLGFPVVDVAVTLTNGSYHSVDSSEQAFKQAARLAMQEGLPKCEPQLLEPILAIAISIPSEFTSKVLRLVSGRRGQVLGYDAKSNWRGWDEVSAYLPQAEMHDLIVELRSLTMGVGFFRWQFDHLQEVPDKVAERVLARSNGG; encoded by the coding sequence ATGTCTGAAACTGTTAGCACAAATGCAGAAAGCCGTACTAGAACCGTGGCGATCGTGGGGCCCTATCTCAGCGGCAAAACGACGCTTCTGGAAAGCTTGCTGTTTGTCACTGGAGCCATTTCCCGCAAGGGCAGCGTGAATGATAAAAACACGGTCGGGGATGCATCACCCGAAGCCCGCGATCGCCAGATGACCGTTGAAATTAATGCCGCCAGCACTCAGCAGGGCGGCATTTTGTTTACCTTTCTCGATAGCCCTGGCTCGGTGGAATTTGCTCAGGAAACCTGCAACGCGCTGATGGGCGTAGATGCCGCCGTGGTAGTCTGCGAGCCAGATCAGGCGCGAGTGCTGACGCTGGCTCCGCTGTTCCAATTCCTCGACGACTGGGAAATCCCCCACCTAGTCTTTATCAACAAGATGGATCGAGCCAACGACAGCTTTGCCGACATCCTGAACGCGCTGAAGCAGGTGTCGAGCCGACCTTTGGTGCTGCATCAATATCCCATCGGTCAGGGCGAAACCTTGCAGGGCTTTATCGACTTGGTGACGGAGCAGGCGTATCACTATCATCCGGGTGCGCCCGCCGATCCGGTGCCGCTGCCGGAGGCACTACGTGAAGCTGAACACGCCGCCCGTGTTGAAATGCTAGAAACGCTGGCTGATTTTGACGATCACCTGCTGGAGGAACTGCTGGAAGAAATTGAGCCGCCAGAAGAGGAAATTATCACCGATTTGAAAATGGAACTGGGCGCAGACCTGATTGTGCCCGTGTTCATCGGCGTGGCCGAGAAAGATTTTGGCGTGCGGCCGCTGCTGGCAGCGCTGTTGCGGGAGTGTCCTGAACCCAGCGTCATGGCAGAACATCGCGGCATCCCTGCGGGCAACGAGCCGCTGGCCCAGGTGCTAAAGACCTACTACACGCCCCAGGGCGGCAAGCTGTCGCTGGTGCGCGTCTGGCGCGGAATGCTGACGGACGGCATGACCCTGAACGGCGTGCGGATGGGCGGCATGTATCGCCTGATGGGGCAGCAGCAGCAGAGCGTGCAGCGGGCCTATGCGGGCTGCGTGGTGGCGCTGGCGCGGATGGAAGGGGTGAAAACGGGTGATACGCTGAGCGCTAATGGGGTCGCGGTCGATGCATTGCCCAAGGCAGAGGCGATCGCCCCGGTGTATGCCCTCGCCCTCACCGCCGAAAACCGCAACGACGAAGTGAAGCTGAGCAGCGCCCTGACGAAACTGCTGGAAGAAGACCCATCGCTCTATTGGGAGCAGCACGGCGACACGCGGGAAGTGATCCTCTGGGGCCAAGGCGACATTCACCTGAAGGTGGCGCTTGATCGCCTGCGCCGCAAATACAGCCTGCCCATGAGTACGCACCTGCCGCAAATTCCCTACAAGGAAACGATCCGCCGCCCCGGTAAGAATGTCCACGGACGCTACAAACACCAGACCGGTGGACACGGTCAGTTTGGCGATGTGTATATCGACATCCAGCCGCTGGCGCGGGGTGAGGGCTTCCAGTTTAGCGAAACAATTGTGGGCGGCGTAGTGCCCCGGCAGTACATCCCCGGCGTGGAAATTGGCGTGCGGGAATACCTCGCCCACGGGCCGCTGGGCTTCCCGGTGGTGGATGTGGCAGTGACGCTGACGAACGGCTCTTACCACAGCGTCGATAGCTCAGAGCAGGCATTTAAGCAGGCGGCGCGGTTGGCCATGCAGGAGGGACTGCCCAAATGCGAACCGCAGTTGCTAGAGCCGATTTTGGCGATCGCCATTTCCATTCCCAGCGAGTTCACTTCCAAGGTGCTGCGGCTGGTGAGCGGGCGGCGCGGTCAAGTACTGGGCTACGATGCCAAGAGCAACTGGCGCGGCTGGGATGAGGTGTCGGCTTACCTGCCCCAGGCGGAAATGCATGATCTAATTGTCGAATTGCGATCGCTCACAATGGGGGTCGGCTTCTTCCGCTGGCAGTTCGACCACCTGCAAGAAGTGCCCGATAAAGTTGCTGAGCGCGTCCTTGCCCGCAGCAATGGTGGCTAA